A stretch of the Pleurodeles waltl isolate 20211129_DDA chromosome 2_1, aPleWal1.hap1.20221129, whole genome shotgun sequence genome encodes the following:
- the LOC138261952 gene encoding putative nuclease HARBI1 — MKQHTRRRTKHSARASRNRRSHAHKKMRHSARKDFCRGDSAYALRPWILTPYLTPGKENERRYNSAHRWTRTVIERTFGLLKARFKYLHKSRGALQYAPETSFKIVGACAILHNIATRRGLHLMPEDTDSEDEDQELPHRQTGDRSIANQGRQRRDHIATQYFGRR, encoded by the exons ATGAAGCAACACACCAGAAGACGCACAAAGCACAGCGCGAGGGCAAGCCGGAATCGGAGGAGCCACGCGCACAAGAAGATGAGGCACAGCGCGAGGAAAGACTTTTGTAGAG gtgacagtgcatatgctctaagaccatggatacttaccccatacctaacacctggcaaggagaacgagaggcgatataacagtgcccatcggtggaccagaactgtcatcgagaggacctttggattgttaaaggcaagattcaaatACCTCCACAAAAGtagaggtgcgctccagtatgccccagaaacatcattcaagatcgttggtgcatgtgcaatcctacacaacattgccaccagacgcgGGCTACATCTCATGCCTGAAGACACcgattcggaggatgaggaccaagagctaccacaccgacagactggggatagaagcattgcaaatcaaggcagacagagacgggaccacattgcaacccaatactttggcag gcgctga